The following nucleotide sequence is from Thermodesulfovibrionales bacterium.
TATCCCGGTCACGGGAGGGACATCAAGGGGTGAAGGGAGATAGTCCACGATCGCGTCAAGGAGAAGCTGCACGCCCTTATTCTTAAAGGCAGAACCACAGATGACCGGCGTCAGCCTCAACTCAATGGTCCCCTTTCTCAGCGCTGCCCTAATCTCCTGCTCCTCGATCTCCTCTCCTCCCAGGAACTTCTCCATGATGCCTTCATCGACATCCGATAATGCCTCGATCATCTTCTCCCTATACTCTCTCGCCTGCGGCATAAGATCATCGGGCACGGAATCTTCCACATACTTTGCCCCGAGGGTCTCATCATCAAAATAGATACCCTTCATGCTCACGAGGTCAATCGACCCCCTGAATCTATCTTCAGAGCCTATCGGAATCTGTATCGGAACAGGATTTGCACCAAGACGGTCCACCATCGTTTTTACGCTCATAAAGAAATCAGCACCGACCCTGTCCATTTTGTTCATAAATGCGATCCGCGGGACACCGTATTTATTGGCCTGTCTCCAGACGGTTTCAGACTGCGGCTCAACTCCTGCAACAGCATCAAATGCCGCAACGGCGCCATCGAGAACCCTCAGCGACCGTTCGACTTCGATGGTAAAATCGACGTGCCCCGGGGTATCGATGATGTTGATCCTGTAATCCTTCCAGGAACAGGTGGTGGCAGCCGAGGTGATCGTAATCCCTCTTTCCTGTTCCTGAACCATCCAGTCCATGACGGCGGTGCCCTCATGCACCTCGCCTATCTTATAGGTGACTCCGGTATAGTAGAGGATTCGCTCCGTCGTCGTAGTCTTCCCGGCATCGATATGGGCCATGATGCCAATATTGCGTGTCTTTTCTAGGGGAAATCTCGACAATTTTCGATTCCTCTATCTTTCTTACCATCTATAATGTGCGAAGGCCTTATTGGCCTCAGCCATCCTGTGGGTGTCTTCCTTCTTCTTTATGGACGTCCCTGTGTTATTAAAAGCATCCATCAACTCGCCTGCGAGCCGCTCCCTCATCGTCTTTTCATTCCGTGCACGGGAATAGTTGATAATCCACCTGAAGGCAAGGGCCGCTCTCCGCTGGGGCCGGATCTCGATCGGAACCTGATAGGTTGCGCCTCCGACCCTTCTCGGCTTCACCTCCAGGACGGGCTTGACGTTCTCAATGGCCGTCTTAAAGACCTTCAGCGGATCATTACCCGTCTTCTCCTTCAGGATATCAAACGCCCCGTAGCAGATCCTCTCGGCGGTCGATTTCTTGCCGTCTTCCAGCATGACATTAATAAACTTGCTGAGCAGTTTACTGTTGTATTTTGGGTCCGGCAGTATTTCTCTTTTTTCAGCGACTCTTCTTCTCGGCATATCTCACTCCGCTACTTTGGCCTCTTCGACCCGTATTTCGATCTCCCCCGCCTTCTGTCCGCAACCCCGACCGAGTCAAGGGTCCCCCTGATAATGTGGTACCTCACCCCGGGGAGGTCCTTCACCCTGCCGCCTCGTATCATCACAATCGAATGCTCCTGCAGATTGTGCCCGACACCAGGGATGTAGGCCGTCACCTCCATCCCGTTCGTTAACCGTACCCTCGCGACTTTTCTCAATGCGGAATTCGGTTTCTTCGGCGTCGTTGTATAGACCCTTACACAGACACCCCTTTTTTGCGGACAGTCCTTAAGAGCCGGGCTCTTTGTCTTCTTCTCTACTGCGCTTCTTCCCTGCCTGACCAGCTGCGCTATTGTTGGCACTTCTCCTCCACAGTAACGTTCTTCTCCAAATTTTTCTGATAGGAGATTTAACGGAAGTTCATATGATACAAAAGAATATTTTTTTTGTCAAGGGTGCGGCGAGAAAAAAAAGGCCCCCTGAGATCAGGTCTTCTAAGGAACGGAAGAGATCGATTCGTCCGCGAAGGTCTTCATGTCTCTATCTTTATAATTCCACTCTGGATCGCGAACTTGATGAGGCTCGCGCGGGTGTGAAGGCCGCATTTTTCCGTGATGTTTGTCTGATGGGCAATGACCGTCTTGACACTGATACTGAGCATGTCGGCGATTTCCTTATGGGTATAGCCCTCCGCGATGAGCTTCAAGACCTGCTTTTCCCTGTCGGTAAGCTTTTCATACGGATCCTTCTTCGTCGGCTTTTTATCCTTCCCGAGATAGCCCGCGACGACCTCTGCGGCGATTGACGAGAAGAGATAGACCTCCCCTCTGTTGACCGCTCGTATGGCAGAGATAAGGTCACTCCCCACGGCCCGTTTCAATAGGTAACCCGAAACCCCGGCCTTGAGGAAACGTGCGATATACTCCTTGTCGTCGTACTGCGTCAGGATAAGAATTTTTATGTCATGCTTCATCTTCTTCAGTTCCACCGTCGCTTCCAGCCCGCCGAGTTTGGGCATAGCGATATCCATTACCACGACATCGGGATTAAACTTATTCACCTTTTCTATCGCCTCGAGTCCGTCTGACGCCTCCGCGACTACCTCGATATCGTCACAATGTTTGAGAAATGCGACGATCCCTTCCCGCACGAGAGCATGGTCATCAACGATGAGAACGGTTATCTTAGACATCGTGGATCTCTGCGGTCTTCAGAGGCACATCCAAGGTCATCTTCGTACCTCTTCCGGGAGTCGAGGATATACAGAGCGTCCCTTCAATCGAGGCTGCCCTTTCCGTCATACCGAGGAGCCCCAATCCCCTCCCGTCTTTCTTATAATGAATCGTCTGGTGTAAGAGAGAATCGACATCAAATCCCTCCCCGTCGTCTTCTATCCGGACGGAAACGGCGTTTCCGCTTATCTCCATGGTTACCGTAACATTTTCCGCATTCGCATGACGAGCTATGTTAACCACGGCCTCCTGTATTATCCGGAAAAGGCTTGTTTCAATCTCCGGACCAAACCTCATATCGTGAAGTCCCGTCGCGGTAAAGTAGTAATTGATGCCCTTCTCGCCGAGATTCATCTCGAGCAGCCGTTTTATCGCGGCCTGGAGCCCGAGGTCGTCGAGCACGGAAGGCCTCAGGTTCTGGGTGATCGTATGGACCCCGTCAAGTGCATTCAGGACAATGCGCCGTATTTCGTCTATTTTCTCGACAGTGAGATTTTCCGGATAGAGTTTACAGATATCGACCCTCATGAGGATTGCCGAGAGTTCCTGGATCGTGAGGTCGTGGAGTTCGCGCGCGATCCTTTTTCGTTCATCCTCCTGGGTTGAGATGATCTTCTTTAAGAGATTCTGGATTCTCTTTCTGCTCTCCCTTATCTGCGCCGTCCTTTCCCTCACCCTCGCCTCGAGTTCAATATTATACTTCTTAACTCTTTCGATCGATTCAACAAGACGCATCCTCATCGTCTCGAAGCTTCGACCAAGGATTCCGACTTCGTCGGCGCCTTCCGGAGAGAGCGGCGTCGAGAGTTCTCCCTTCGCTATCCGGTCGGTGGCATGGATTAATTCCTTTATCGGTTTGACGATACTTCTCGTGGTGCCGATCGTCAGGATGAATGCAGTCCCGATAAAGACGATACTCAGTGCGACAAAGGTCCATTTCAGTTTCGTGACCGGGGCAAAAACATCTCTTTCGGGTTCCTGTACCGCAATGCCCCACGGAGCGGTAGCAAGGGGCGAGAATGCAAGGATATTGGCGGACTTCCCACCCGTTCTCGATTCGTGACACTGGTGACAGGTCACCACAAGCTCTCGCTTCTCTTGTATCACGGTATGGAAGAACTGATCATGATCGTACCGGGTGAGGGTTCGGGATGGTTGTGACGATGCGATAATTACCCCGTTGGAGTCGACAATATCGATAAACCGGTTTTGACCGATGTCGATTAACCTCAGCATGTTTGCGAGAAGGGGACTCGTCGGGTCTATCTCGCCGCCGGCCATGCCGACTTCGTTGCCGTTCTTATCCCGTAAGGGGATGAGCACGTAGAGGACCCTTCTCTTTTCCATCTCGGTGGTATAGATATTTGAGACAACAGGCTTTCCTATGGCAAGCATCCTGCTTATCGGCTCGACGCTCAAAACATTGAGAGAAGCATCGCGCATTCTTTCCGGATAGTTAAGGAGCACGTTCCCTCCCTTGTCGACAATAAAAACGCCATCGGTGAAAATGGAATACCGATAGGCAGTGCTGAGCGCCTCCTTTTCAGGCCCAAAATCCGTATCGTTCAGATCTATGCGCCCCGAAAGAGAGATATCGTAGAGGCGGTTGATGTTGTCTTTTATGATCGTATCAATATTGTTCCTGATGAGGCGGGCCATCGCGAGCTTCTTCTCGAGCGATTCTTCAATATTCTTCTGGATGATCGTGTAGCTTACAACCCCAAAGCTTAACAGGATAACGGACATGCCGAGCGTCACGGCAAGGGTAATGCGCCTCTGAAGGCCTCCTCGATAAAACACCATAAATTATAATAAGACAGGAACTAAAAAAAGAAAAGACAATTGCCGGACGAGGCAGGCGCAGAGTCAATCTGTTTCTAAACTTTCGCGGTATTCGAGATCGAGTTGCTCGGCTATGATATCCTCCTTAGCCTTGTTTTCGATCCGGGCGAGTTCAAGTGGGTGCTCTCGAACCATCCTCTCCCTTGATATGTACCCGCTGAATATGCTCGTATCGAGAGGAAATATCTCAGGGCTGAAGATGGAATCGTAAATATGCCATACGGCGATGATGAGGAACATGAGGAAACCCTGGTTCGTATGCATGACCTTCGCAGCAGGGATGACCTCGCCCGGCAGAAACCGTGCAAAAAAGGCGGGAAACCAGAGCACGAGACCGGTAACAATCATGATGAAGCCGCTCACAAAGATGCTCCAGTATACGAACTTCTGTTTATAGGTATACCGGTCGCACATGGAATGGTGGTCCTCTTTGCCGATATAGTACTTGATATTGTGTATCGCGTCATGAAAATCTTTTCTTGTAATGATCATCGACGGTTGCCACCTTCTCCCGATGACTCCCACTATCGCGATGACCGTGTGCACCGAAGCCATGAGAGAAAAGAATATGCCTGCATAACGGTGGATTAACCGGACACGGTCGATGCCCCCGGCCTTAAAGATAAACCACTCGGAGATGTCAAGGGAATAAAACTTCTGGGATAGCCCTGTTACGACAAGAAGCCCAAAGGCTATCATGATGAGCGAGTGTTCACCGATACGGAACAGACTGAACCGTTTCATCTTCCTGCCTCGGGCCTCACTGGTCTCTGACATATACCCTCCCTTCACCTGTTCACCGCGTATCTCCATATGTGCAAGAGAATCTGGAGAACGAGCCCGATAATCATAATCGGTATAAAGGCCGTGTACACGGCATTAACGACAAAGATCAGGGGCGTCTTGAGCGGACTCGGTCTGTAGTGGGAAAGCCATGAATCGGGAAAATTCTTCGTCGCACCCCTGTGGCACTGCTGGCATCTCTTCACAAGGTTCGCCTTCACCAAGGCCGGATCGGTACTCCGGACACTGATAATGTTATGGGTC
It contains:
- a CDS encoding cache domain-containing protein: MVFYRGGLQRRITLAVTLGMSVILLSFGVVSYTIIQKNIEESLEKKLAMARLIRNNIDTIIKDNINRLYDISLSGRIDLNDTDFGPEKEALSTAYRYSIFTDGVFIVDKGGNVLLNYPERMRDASLNVLSVEPISRMLAIGKPVVSNIYTTEMEKRRVLYVLIPLRDKNGNEVGMAGGEIDPTSPLLANMLRLIDIGQNRFIDIVDSNGVIIASSQPSRTLTRYDHDQFFHTVIQEKRELVVTCHQCHESRTGGKSANILAFSPLATAPWGIAVQEPERDVFAPVTKLKWTFVALSIVFIGTAFILTIGTTRSIVKPIKELIHATDRIAKGELSTPLSPEGADEVGILGRSFETMRMRLVESIERVKKYNIELEARVRERTAQIRESRKRIQNLLKKIISTQEDERKRIARELHDLTIQELSAILMRVDICKLYPENLTVEKIDEIRRIVLNALDGVHTITQNLRPSVLDDLGLQAAIKRLLEMNLGEKGINYYFTATGLHDMRFGPEIETSLFRIIQEAVVNIARHANAENVTVTMEISGNAVSVRIEDDGEGFDVDSLLHQTIHYKKDGRGLGLLGMTERAASIEGTLCISSTPGRGTKMTLDVPLKTAEIHDV
- the rpsL gene encoding 30S ribosomal protein S12 yields the protein MPTIAQLVRQGRSAVEKKTKSPALKDCPQKRGVCVRVYTTTPKKPNSALRKVARVRLTNGMEVTAYIPGVGHNLQEHSIVMIRGGRVKDLPGVRYHIIRGTLDSVGVADRRRGRSKYGSKRPK
- the rpsG gene encoding 30S ribosomal protein S7, whose translation is MPRRRVAEKREILPDPKYNSKLLSKFINVMLEDGKKSTAERICYGAFDILKEKTGNDPLKVFKTAIENVKPVLEVKPRRVGGATYQVPIEIRPQRRAALAFRWIINYSRARNEKTMRERLAGELMDAFNNTGTSIKKKEDTHRMAEANKAFAHYRW
- a CDS encoding cytochrome b/b6 domain-containing protein, which produces MSETSEARGRKMKRFSLFRIGEHSLIMIAFGLLVVTGLSQKFYSLDISEWFIFKAGGIDRVRLIHRYAGIFFSLMASVHTVIAIVGVIGRRWQPSMIITRKDFHDAIHNIKYYIGKEDHHSMCDRYTYKQKFVYWSIFVSGFIMIVTGLVLWFPAFFARFLPGEVIPAAKVMHTNQGFLMFLIIAVWHIYDSIFSPEIFPLDTSIFSGYISRERMVREHPLELARIENKAKEDIIAEQLDLEYRESLETD
- a CDS encoding response regulator transcription factor, which codes for MSKITVLIVDDHALVREGIVAFLKHCDDIEVVAEASDGLEAIEKVNKFNPDVVVMDIAMPKLGGLEATVELKKMKHDIKILILTQYDDKEYIARFLKAGVSGYLLKRAVGSDLISAIRAVNRGEVYLFSSIAAEVVAGYLGKDKKPTKKDPYEKLTDREKQVLKLIAEGYTHKEIADMLSISVKTVIAHQTNITEKCGLHTRASLIKFAIQSGIIKIET